A section of the Ignavibacteriales bacterium genome encodes:
- a CDS encoding T9SS type A sorting domain-containing protein, whose amino-acid sequence MNTAFGQYQGVFESKQMKLDGLNISTLISNRGIFNQDITMNNFPGLEWPKGGMKYALFTSGITIATYINNSLKMASNSWTGEYRPGYIQHENGTPTPFTDERFRIYKITKNDNCNNSTDWIEWEKMIPFGAPYTDRNNNCSYEPCIDIPGVEHSYQTVFVHLTDGFIESHTASEGFGGGTSPVFAEMIITAWTYWELRDVQYFKFTIINKNDTPWTKTRIALMSDTDLGDASDDFIGCDTLMNLGISYNSDNYDGFGGIISYGLNPPSSGQRILKAKLNDVNYSKLLTSFIRMNNTGSGQITCEREPANLIEAVNFMNGLKNDSTPFLNPTTFQPVKLIYPGDPDLFTGWSERGTDGDSSIGNVLNCNGNLTGQVAPGIPANKRYVMGIGPFGFNMNPMDTLTIYMSQMVAKGSNNFNAVTKLKQLSDQSQRVFDYFYNEDYCEASNIISIPPTGFYLSDNYPNPFNPATRINYGLPIDFKLEITVYDIAGNEVAKLFDGVQKAGNYTLEFNGKNLASGIYFLKMKSGAFIVTRKMMLLK is encoded by the coding sequence ATGAATACAGCTTTTGGACAGTATCAGGGAGTCTTCGAATCAAAACAGATGAAACTAGATGGTTTGAATATCAGCACACTTATATCAAACCGGGGAATTTTTAATCAGGATATTACTATGAATAATTTTCCCGGGCTAGAATGGCCTAAAGGGGGTATGAAATATGCATTATTTACTTCCGGAATTACAATAGCAACATATATCAACAATAGCCTGAAAATGGCAAGTAATTCATGGACAGGTGAATACAGACCGGGGTATATTCAGCATGAAAACGGTACACCAACTCCATTCACCGATGAACGATTCAGAATATATAAAATTACTAAAAATGATAATTGTAATAATAGTACAGACTGGATCGAGTGGGAAAAAATGATCCCTTTTGGTGCGCCCTACACAGACAGAAATAATAACTGTAGTTACGAACCATGCATAGATATACCCGGTGTAGAACACTCTTATCAAACCGTCTTTGTACACCTCACCGACGGATTTATCGAGAGTCATACCGCAAGCGAAGGGTTTGGCGGAGGGACTTCGCCTGTTTTCGCTGAAATGATTATCACTGCTTGGACATATTGGGAGCTGCGAGACGTGCAATATTTTAAGTTTACAATTATTAATAAAAATGATACACCCTGGACAAAAACGAGAATTGCCCTAATGTCCGATACCGATCTTGGTGATGCTTCGGATGATTTTATAGGATGCGATACTTTAATGAATCTTGGAATTTCTTATAATTCCGATAACTATGATGGCTTTGGAGGTATAATTTCGTATGGACTGAATCCTCCATCTTCCGGACAAAGGATCCTTAAAGCCAAACTCAATGATGTGAATTATTCTAAATTACTTACTTCGTTTATAAGGATGAACAATACAGGAAGCGGACAGATCACATGTGAAAGGGAACCAGCCAACCTTATTGAAGCGGTTAACTTCATGAACGGATTAAAAAATGACAGTACTCCATTTCTTAATCCGACAACATTTCAGCCGGTAAAGTTAATCTACCCGGGGGACCCCGATCTTTTTACAGGCTGGTCAGAGAGAGGCACTGACGGAGATTCTTCTATTGGGAATGTATTAAACTGCAACGGTAATTTGACCGGACAGGTTGCACCGGGTATTCCGGCTAATAAAAGATATGTAATGGGAATCGGTCCCTTTGGATTTAACATGAACCCAATGGATACATTAACAATTTATATGTCACAGATGGTTGCCAAAGGATCAAACAATTTTAACGCCGTAACAAAACTAAAACAGTTGAGTGACCAGTCTCAAAGAGTTTTTGATTACTTTTATAATGAAGATTACTGTGAAGCCAGCAATATTATCTCAATTCCGCCGACAGGATTTTATCTGTCGGATAACTATCCTAACCCGTTTAATCCGGCCACAAGAATTAATTACGGTCTCCCAATTGATTTTAAGCTGGAGATAACGGTATATGACATTGCTGGCAATGAAGTTGCAAAATTATTCGATGGGGTGCAAAAAGCCGGGAATTATACATTAGAATTTAATGGCAAAAACCTCGCATCAGGCATATATTTTCTAAAAATGAAGTCAGGGGCCTTTATTGTCACGCGCAAAATGATGCTTTTGAAGTGA
- a CDS encoding T9SS type A sorting domain-containing protein, with protein MRNKTLNILLLFYMLFLVFPTYAQKSITAGSDFYFIKSQTLFDYNNISTWIQNSGTFNQDIRTNNTPGFMWKKGSNRFAVFTTGLSIGTYIDGALRLATASYNGEYQPGYIRLPTGLKKLRAYSDSTFKIYKVTTGDNCINNPDWANWGSMIPYGAPYIDANLNYQYDACIDTPGVAGAGQTLFVCLTDGFPENHSQSEGLSGGTRPINAEVRLTAWAFNNECTNLFRDTQFFRWQIINKNDVKWDSTIFSLVCDVDLGDVQDDYIGCDTIRQMGYCYNSDDDDGGMFYGSYGLNPPAVGMRILRSVRNKRSNNAENFGMSSFVFFTGTGSGGVICEQDPQQPLEAYDFMKGLKKDGSSYLVPTTLQPTKFVYPGNPETFTGWSERGTDGIDSLAKVNNCESYAGDVSVSPPGDRRFIISTGRPNLTINKLDTMEIIMTQLITKGNDNFDAVKKLKSNSDLVRNLFTVFYNDDNPVISHYPINSNPLPTGFYLSDNYPNPFNPATRINYGLPIDFKLEITVYDAVGNEVAKLFDGMQQAGNYTLEFNGNNLASGVYFLKMKSGAFIVTRKLMLLK; from the coding sequence ATGAGAAATAAAACATTAAATATTCTATTACTGTTTTACATGTTGTTTTTAGTATTCCCTACCTATGCCCAAAAGAGTATCACAGCCGGGAGCGACTTTTATTTTATCAAATCCCAAACTCTGTTCGATTATAATAACATTTCCACATGGATCCAGAACTCGGGTACATTTAACCAGGACATTAGAACTAACAACACACCCGGATTTATGTGGAAAAAAGGCTCAAATAGATTCGCTGTTTTTACTACCGGGCTAAGCATAGGCACATATATAGACGGAGCTTTAAGGCTTGCTACCGCTTCGTATAACGGTGAATACCAACCAGGTTATATCAGACTTCCGACCGGTCTTAAAAAACTAAGAGCCTATTCCGACAGCACATTCAAAATATATAAGGTAACGACCGGTGACAACTGCATAAATAACCCGGACTGGGCAAACTGGGGTTCGATGATTCCATACGGTGCCCCCTATATAGACGCAAACCTGAATTACCAGTATGATGCATGTATAGATACGCCCGGTGTGGCGGGGGCAGGACAGACACTCTTTGTATGTCTTACGGACGGCTTCCCGGAAAACCACTCTCAATCAGAGGGACTATCCGGCGGTACACGTCCTATAAACGCAGAGGTAAGATTGACGGCGTGGGCATTTAATAATGAATGTACTAACTTATTCAGAGATACTCAATTTTTCCGGTGGCAGATAATTAATAAGAACGATGTAAAGTGGGACAGCACAATATTCAGCCTCGTGTGTGATGTAGATCTGGGAGATGTGCAGGATGATTATATAGGTTGTGATACAATAAGGCAGATGGGATACTGTTATAATTCGGATGATGATGATGGTGGCATGTTCTATGGATCTTATGGATTAAATCCACCTGCAGTTGGTATGAGAATCTTACGGAGTGTAAGAAATAAGCGATCCAATAATGCAGAGAATTTTGGTATGAGCAGTTTTGTATTTTTTACCGGCACCGGCTCAGGAGGTGTCATATGTGAACAGGATCCACAGCAACCTTTGGAAGCTTACGACTTTATGAAAGGATTAAAGAAAGACGGCTCATCGTACCTGGTACCCACAACATTACAACCAACTAAATTCGTGTACCCGGGAAATCCGGAAACCTTTACAGGATGGTCCGAAAGAGGGACAGACGGGATCGACTCTTTAGCAAAAGTAAACAACTGTGAAAGTTATGCTGGTGATGTATCAGTATCTCCCCCAGGCGACAGGCGGTTTATAATCTCAACAGGCAGACCAAATCTCACAATTAACAAGCTCGATACTATGGAGATCATAATGACACAGCTTATAACAAAAGGTAATGATAACTTCGACGCGGTAAAAAAATTAAAATCTAACAGTGATCTGGTGAGAAATCTTTTCACTGTATTTTACAATGATGACAACCCTGTTATAAGCCATTACCCGATTAATTCCAATCCCTTACCAACCGGATTTTATCTGTCGGACAATTATCCTAACCCGTTTAATCCGGCTACAAGAATCAATTACGGTCTCCCAATTGATTTTAAGCTGGAGATAACGGTGTATGATGCCGTAGGCAACGAGGTTGCAAAATTATTCGATGGGATGCAACAAGCCGGGAATTATACATTAGAATTTAACGGGAATAATCTTGCGTCGGGGGTTTATTTTTTGAAGATGAAGTCGGGCGCATTTATTGTAACCAGAAAATTGATGTTACTAAAGTGA
- a CDS encoding T9SS type A sorting domain-containing protein, with protein sequence MKRRISIIGALLFFLSTSVFSQKSIPQHDVSFVREQIMLDYNAVSTWVQNTGTFNQDIRTNNTPGFMFPRGSHRFAIFTTGMSIGAFINGRLRLATASWESEFQPGIIININGVPTPYTDNTFKLYKVSEEDNCQTNPDWANWGLMVPYGAPYTDVNGNLQYDPCIDTPGIHGAGQTIFICLTDGFPENHSQSTGFSGGTKPMNSEVRLTAWSFGGKVAPVLTNDQYLRWQIINKNDTAWNKTRFSIVCDPDIGDGTDDYIGCDTVRQMAYAYNSDNVDGIGTPPSYGQNPPAVGMRLLRSVKNKKSLGAEIYGCTSMCYFVSSAAGWPICEQDPQEPLDAYNYMDGLKKDGSHWVNPLTYQQTKFTYPGNPLGSGWTEFTGKVDNCGSDSGAFVPSPGDDKRFVITTGKDNLTLEPGDTMDVIMTQIIAKGANNLNAVTKLFLYSDATKQLFDYLYIDDNPALGIEPVVNPSIPSGFYLSDNYPNPFNPATRINYGLPIDFKLEITVYDAVGNEVAKLFDGMQQAGNYTLEFNGNNLASGVYFLKMKSGAFIVTRKLMLLK encoded by the coding sequence ATGAAACGCAGGATCAGTATCATCGGCGCCCTGCTGTTTTTTCTTTCCACATCAGTATTTTCACAAAAATCAATTCCACAGCACGACGTATCATTTGTTAGAGAGCAGATAATGCTCGATTACAATGCGGTCTCGACATGGGTCCAGAATACGGGTACGTTTAACCAGGACATCAGGACAAACAATACGCCCGGATTCATGTTCCCAAGAGGATCCCACAGGTTTGCTATTTTCACGACGGGTATGAGCATCGGGGCTTTTATAAACGGTAGATTGCGATTAGCAACCGCATCCTGGGAGAGCGAATTTCAACCCGGCATCATAATAAATATAAACGGTGTCCCCACTCCATATACAGACAATACATTTAAACTATATAAGGTCAGTGAAGAGGACAACTGTCAGACAAACCCGGACTGGGCAAACTGGGGGTTGATGGTTCCTTACGGCGCACCATACACAGATGTCAACGGAAATCTCCAATACGATCCCTGTATCGACACTCCGGGCATACACGGCGCGGGGCAGACGATCTTTATTTGTCTAACAGACGGATTTCCTGAAAATCACAGTCAGTCAACAGGATTCTCCGGAGGAACAAAACCAATGAATTCCGAAGTGCGACTGACAGCATGGAGTTTCGGCGGTAAAGTTGCTCCTGTCCTAACAAATGACCAATACCTCAGATGGCAGATAATTAATAAGAACGACACGGCGTGGAATAAAACCCGGTTTAGTATTGTATGCGACCCGGATATTGGAGACGGAACTGATGATTATATCGGTTGTGATACTGTACGCCAGATGGCTTATGCATATAATTCCGATAACGTTGACGGTATTGGAACTCCTCCCAGCTATGGACAAAACCCGCCGGCAGTTGGAATGCGACTTCTACGAAGCGTAAAGAACAAAAAGTCTCTTGGCGCTGAGATCTACGGATGCACATCAATGTGTTATTTTGTAAGCAGTGCGGCGGGATGGCCCATATGTGAACAGGACCCCCAAGAACCGCTTGACGCATATAATTATATGGATGGTCTTAAAAAGGACGGTTCACACTGGGTAAATCCTTTGACATACCAGCAAACGAAATTTACATATCCGGGAAATCCTCTGGGATCAGGCTGGACAGAATTTACCGGAAAGGTGGATAACTGTGGGTCAGACAGCGGAGCTTTTGTACCTTCTCCCGGAGATGACAAAAGATTTGTCATAACAACAGGAAAGGACAATCTGACTTTGGAACCGGGCGATACGATGGATGTCATAATGACACAAATAATAGCTAAGGGGGCGAACAATCTTAATGCTGTAACAAAATTATTCTTATATAGTGATGCGACAAAGCAATTGTTCGATTATTTGTATATCGACGATAACCCAGCACTGGGCATCGAGCCAGTAGTGAATCCCAGTATTCCCTCCGGATTTTACCTGTCGGATAATTACCCGAACCCGTTTAATCCGGCTACAAGAATCAATTACGGTCTCCCAATTGATTTTAAGCTGGAGATAACGGTGTATGATGCCGTAGGCAACGAGGTTGCAAAATTATTCGATGGGATGCAACAAGCCGGGAATTATACATTAGAATTTAACGGGAATAATCTTGCGTCGGGGGTTTATTTTTTGAAGATGAAGTCGGGTGCATTTATTGTAACCAGAAAATTGATGTTACTAAAGTAA
- a CDS encoding leucine--tRNA ligase, which produces MRYNHIEIEQRWQKYWDENKTFRTPSFDELDKDKPKYYALDMFPYPSGDGLHVGHPEGYTATDIIARYKKMNGFNVMHPMGWDAFGLPTEQFALKTGIHPRIRTEECIARFKAQLKSLGFAYDWDRQVNTSDRDFYKWTQWIFLKLYNSYYDTKENKAKPISELKIPDGLSEDEKYEYVNSQRLAYLADGPVNWCQELGTVLANEEVAEQTEKGYTVVKRYMKQWKLRITKYADRLLRDLDKIDWPENIKEIQRNWIGRSEGATIRFTIKSENLNEPAEVEVFTTRPDTVFGATYMVLAPEHPLVEKITTGAHKTEVDKYIEDASKKSDIERTELSKDKTGVFTGATAVNPANGAEIPVLISDYVLISYGTGAIMSVPAHDERDMEFAKKFNLEIVPVVVPENLKESAFKKIKAEGVGELIISGRGVKNITEGNAEELEEYLEKERQGEVCFTGEGYSINSGFLTGLPTDEAKKKIISWLEENGLGKGSVNYKLRDWLFSRQRYWGEPFPVVHSEDGKYYGLKESDLPLDLPDVESYQPTGTGESPLAAIPDWVNVEIDGKKMRRETNTMPQLAGSSWYFLRYLDPNDEKEFVDIDREKYWMPVDVYIGGSEHAVGHLLYSRFWQKFLYDLGYVTHEEPFKKLFNQGMVLGEDGAKMSKSRGNVLNPDDIVRDYGADSMRLFEMFMGPLETAKPWSMEGIAGINRFLNRVWRLIVDENTGDIKASITNDEPDEKQLKILHRTIKKVTTDIEDGDMKFNTSIAQMMIFVNELNKMKSLNKSVVENFVLLLAPFAPHICEELWMRLGNENSISTQPWPKYDEALAKADSVVIALSVNGKVRDKLEMDADTDEKALEQAALDNEKIKKHIYGKNILKIIVVKNRMVNIVVN; this is translated from the coding sequence TTGAGGTATAATCATATTGAAATAGAGCAGAGGTGGCAAAAGTACTGGGACGAAAACAAAACTTTCCGTACCCCATCCTTCGATGAACTGGACAAAGACAAGCCCAAATATTACGCGCTTGACATGTTTCCCTATCCCAGCGGTGACGGACTGCACGTAGGACACCCTGAGGGATATACGGCGACGGACATTATCGCTCGCTATAAGAAGATGAACGGGTTTAACGTAATGCACCCAATGGGGTGGGACGCATTCGGACTCCCGACGGAACAGTTCGCTCTAAAAACGGGAATACATCCGAGAATAAGGACGGAAGAGTGTATCGCAAGATTTAAAGCACAGCTTAAGTCGCTTGGATTTGCGTATGACTGGGACAGGCAGGTAAATACCTCTGACAGGGATTTTTATAAGTGGACACAATGGATTTTTTTAAAACTGTATAATTCATATTACGATACCAAAGAGAACAAAGCAAAACCGATATCGGAGCTTAAGATACCGGACGGTCTTAGCGAAGATGAAAAATACGAATATGTAAATTCACAGAGGCTTGCATATCTTGCGGACGGACCTGTCAACTGGTGCCAGGAGCTGGGAACGGTACTCGCCAATGAAGAAGTTGCCGAGCAGACTGAGAAAGGCTATACGGTTGTAAAGAGGTATATGAAACAGTGGAAACTTCGTATCACAAAATATGCCGACAGGCTGCTTCGCGACCTCGACAAAATAGACTGGCCGGAGAATATAAAAGAGATACAACGTAACTGGATCGGAAGAAGCGAAGGCGCGACGATAAGATTCACAATTAAAAGTGAGAATCTTAATGAGCCGGCGGAGGTGGAGGTATTCACAACACGCCCGGACACGGTATTCGGGGCTACGTATATGGTGCTTGCTCCGGAGCATCCGCTTGTGGAAAAGATAACGACCGGCGCGCATAAGACGGAAGTGGATAAGTACATAGAAGACGCTTCAAAAAAATCGGATATAGAGAGGACGGAGCTTTCAAAGGATAAGACGGGAGTATTTACGGGAGCGACTGCGGTGAATCCGGCTAACGGGGCGGAGATACCAGTGCTGATCTCGGATTATGTACTGATCAGCTACGGAACGGGAGCTATAATGAGCGTTCCGGCGCATGATGAGAGAGACATGGAGTTTGCGAAGAAGTTCAATCTCGAGATAGTTCCGGTGGTGGTGCCGGAGAATTTGAAGGAAAGCGCTTTCAAGAAGATAAAGGCGGAAGGTGTTGGCGAGCTGATAATTTCGGGCAGGGGTGTGAAGAATATTACTGAAGGAAATGCGGAGGAGCTGGAAGAGTACCTGGAGAAGGAGCGCCAGGGGGAAGTGTGTTTTACGGGAGAAGGTTATTCGATCAATTCGGGATTTTTGACGGGGCTTCCAACTGATGAGGCAAAGAAGAAGATAATATCATGGCTGGAAGAGAACGGGCTGGGCAAAGGAAGTGTGAATTATAAGTTGAGGGACTGGCTGTTCTCACGGCAGAGATACTGGGGGGAACCTTTCCCGGTGGTGCATTCGGAAGACGGAAAGTATTACGGGCTGAAAGAGAGCGATCTGCCTCTAGATCTGCCGGACGTGGAATCGTATCAGCCGACGGGAACGGGCGAGTCACCTCTCGCGGCGATACCGGACTGGGTGAACGTGGAGATAGACGGCAAGAAGATGCGGAGGGAGACCAACACAATGCCGCAGTTAGCGGGATCGAGCTGGTATTTCCTGAGATACCTGGACCCGAATGACGAGAAGGAATTTGTCGATATCGACAGGGAGAAGTACTGGATGCCGGTTGACGTGTACATCGGCGGTTCTGAGCATGCGGTAGGGCATTTATTGTATTCGAGGTTCTGGCAGAAGTTTTTATATGACCTGGGCTATGTAACGCACGAGGAGCCGTTCAAGAAGCTATTTAACCAGGGGATGGTGCTGGGCGAGGACGGCGCAAAGATGAGCAAGTCGCGCGGAAACGTTTTAAATCCGGATGATATAGTGAGAGACTACGGCGCGGATTCGATGAGGCTGTTCGAGATGTTCATGGGACCGCTGGAGACAGCGAAACCGTGGAGCATGGAGGGCATTGCGGGGATAAACAGGTTTTTGAACAGGGTGTGGAGACTCATAGTAGATGAGAATACGGGCGATATAAAAGCAAGCATTACAAACGATGAGCCGGACGAGAAGCAGTTAAAGATACTGCATCGTACTATAAAGAAAGTTACTACTGATATAGAGGACGGTGACATGAAATTTAACACATCTATCGCGCAGATGATGATATTCGTTAATGAGCTGAACAAGATGAAATCACTAAACAAGTCGGTTGTAGAAAATTTCGTGTTGCTGTTAGCTCCTTTCGCTCCGCATATATGTGAGGAACTATGGATGAGACTGGGAAATGAAAATTCTATCTCCACACAGCCGTGGCCAAAGTATGACGAAGCTCTTGCAAAAGCAGACAGCGTGGTAATAGCTCTCTCTGTAAATGGCAAGGTAAGAGATAAGCTCGAAATGGATGCGGACACCGACGAAAAGGCTCTGGAACAGGCAGCTCTCGATAACGAAAAAATAAAAAAGCACATCTACGGTAAGAATATCCTCAAGATAATCGTTGTGAAAAACCGGATGGTCAATATCGTTGTTAACTAA
- a CDS encoding HIT family protein, whose protein sequence is MTKKEDCIFCKIVSGEVPSYKVYEDEKFLGILDLFPGMRGMTLLIPKEHYDSYIFEMPDDVYVDFLLKAKELGKKIDKVLGVQRTAMVMEGMGVNHAHIKLYPLHGLDEDFAEIVAEERKYSDKYEGYLSTLMGPKAEEEELKELQKLFL, encoded by the coding sequence ATGACAAAAAAAGAAGACTGTATTTTTTGTAAGATCGTATCGGGAGAAGTACCTTCCTATAAGGTTTATGAGGACGAGAAATTCTTGGGCATACTGGATCTTTTTCCCGGTATGCGGGGCATGACCCTACTAATACCGAAGGAACATTATGACTCTTATATATTTGAGATGCCCGATGACGTGTATGTTGATTTTTTATTGAAGGCAAAAGAACTCGGAAAGAAAATAGATAAAGTACTCGGTGTCCAAAGAACAGCAATGGTAATGGAAGGTATGGGAGTAAATCACGCCCACATTAAGCTGTACCCGCTTCACGGACTGGATGAAGATTTTGCAGAGATAGTCGCAGAAGAGAGAAAATATTCCGATAAATACGAAGGCTACCTTAGCACCCTGATGGGACCCAAGGCTGAAGAAGAGGAATTGAAGGAGCTCCAAAAGCTATTTCTATAA